Proteins encoded within one genomic window of Panicum virgatum strain AP13 chromosome 1N, P.virgatum_v5, whole genome shotgun sequence:
- the LOC120653512 gene encoding uncharacterized protein LOC120653512: MPFTVEQTTTFVGDKDTTLGCILSLLSDQLYDLYMDYTNPTELWDALERKYAVSEGGRLLYTYEQFYDYNIDAAKSIVAKAHQMQLLVGEIASLGYPLPNRFVAAGIIAKLPASWRDFAITLKHKREDISTEDPIIALDVEEKARTKDTPGTSAQGASANIIANKPTHKGKVKGHLAKNCHYRKDRDDDKSNKKVNVTIGNGHEAGGSRDSAHTSSVLMGNKSVAPIVGVGTVELKLSPEKIVHLKNVQHAPSINKNLISGPLLFEMVIS, translated from the exons ATGCCATTCACGGTTGAGCAGACCACGACGTTCGTGGGTGATAAAGATACAACGCTCGGATGTATCTTATCCCTGCTATCAGATCAGCTCTATGATCTGTATATGGATTACACTAACCCCACAGAGTTGTGGGATGCACTTGAGCGTAAATATGCAGTATCAGAAGGTGGTCGCTTACTCTATACCTATGAGCAGTTCTATGACTACAACATTGATGCTGCAAAGTCGATAGTTGCAAAGGCACATCAGATGCAGCTACTGGTTGGAGAGATTGCAAGTTTGGGCTATCCTTTGCCGAACAGGTTTGTGGCGGCAGGCATTATTGCCAAACTCCCTGCATCTTGGAGGGATTTTGCCATAACCCTGAAACACAAAAGAGAAGATATCTCCACCGAGGATCCAATTATAGCTCTCGATGTGGAAGAGAAGGCAAGGACAAAGGATACTCCAGGAACATCTGCTCAAGGTGCAAGTGCAAACATCATAGCGaacaagcccacccacaagggTAAGGTGAAGG GGCATCTTGCGAAGAATTGCCACTACCGCAAGGACAGAGATGATGACAAGTCTAACAAGAAGGTGAACGTCACCATAGGCAACGGCCATGAGGCCGGTGGATCTCG TGATAGTGCGCATACTTCCTCTGTCTTGATGGGAAACAAATCTGTTGCGCCTATtgttggtgttggtacggtcgaACTGAAGCTAAGTCCAGAGAAGATTGTCCACTTGAAGAATGTGCAACATGCTCCGTCAATAAACAAGAACCTCATTAGCGGGCCCTTGCTTTTCGAGATGGTTATAAGTTAG
- the LOC120655787 gene encoding cytochrome P450 76T24-like — translation MASLLLATVLSFGFILISTYAFQLIAAARRNLPPGPLPLPVVGNLLTIGRGSPQRSLARLAERYGPMMSLRLGVVPAVVVSSADAAREVLQRHNACLADRPMIDAWQANGHRANSVIALPPHAKWRAMRRLCAAELFAPGRLEGLRPLRQHKVRELLCHVSGKAALGEPFAVRESVFTAAMNILSRTMFSVDLDSGPASSSSSLGRGLCDAVKEATILAATPNVSDFYPAIAAADLQGLRRRMGPLVTDAHKILDELFAQRLLDREACEPPKNDMLDAVLDKEQEEQQEGSEINRSTIKGLFTDMFVAGSDTSSTAIEWAMAALLNNPQVMEKVKGELKRVLGKKTEVEESDIAQLPYLQAVVKEVLRLYPPVPMSFYRAETTVEVQGYTIPQGTTIMLNLWAVHRNADAWTDPEKFMPERFMDGDIDFSSKECKLIPFGGGRRICLGLPLAYRTVHLILASLLHEFDWVLPEDAMGSGVDMTEKFGIVISMATPLKVIAKKRDL, via the exons ATGGCGTCCCTCCTGCTAGCAACAGTGTTGTCCTTCGGTTTCATCCTCATCTCCACGTACGCCTTCCAGCtgatcgccgccgctcgccgcaacCTCCCCCCTGGCCCCTTGCCGCTGCCGGTCGTCGGCAACCTCCTCACCATCGGACGGGGCAGCCCTCAGCGCTCCctagctcgcctcgccgagcgctACGGCCCCATGATGTCCCTCCGGCTCGGTGTCGTCCCGGCGGTCGTGGTCTCCTCGGCGGACGCCGCGCGCGAGGTCCTCCAGAGGCACAACGCTTGCCTGGCGGACCGCCCCATGATCGACGCCTGGCAGGCCAACGGGCACCGCGCCAACTCCGTCATCGCGCTCCCGCCGCACGCCAAGTGGCGCGCCatgcggcggctctgcgcggcggagctgttcGCGCCGGGCCGGCTGGAGGGGCTCCGGCCGCTGCGGCAGCACAAGGTGCGGGAGCTGCTCTGCCACGTCTCCGGCAAGGCGGCGCTCGGCGAGCCCTTCGCCGTCCGCGAGTCGGTGTTCACCGCGGCCATGAACATCCTGTCGCGGACGATGTTCTCCGTCGACCTCGACTCCGgcccggcgtcgtcgtcgtcatcactcGGTCGTGGCCTCTGCGATGCCGTCAAGGAGGCCACGATCCTGGCGGCGACGCCCAACGTGTCGGACTTCTACCCGGCGATCGCGGCGGCCGACCTGCAGGGTCTTCGGCGCAGGATGGGGCCGCTCGTCACAGATGCCCACAAGATATTGGACGAGCTGTTTGCGCAGCGGCTGCTCGACCGGGAAGCTTGTGAGCCACCCAAGAATGATATGCTAGACGCGGTGCTTGACAAGGAACAGgaagagcagcaggagggcTCTGAGATCAATCGCTCAACAATCAAAGGATTGTTTACG GACATGTTTGTTGCGGGATCAGATACAAGCTCAACTGCAATCGAGTGGGCCATGGCCGCTTTACTGAACAACCCTCAAGTGATGGAGAAGGTGAAGGGGGAGCTCAAGAGAGTTCTTGGCAAGAAAACAGAAGTTGAGGAATCTGACATTGCCCAGCTTCCATACCTTCAAGCCGTCGTGAAAGAAGTGCTTCGACTCTATCCTCCGGTCCCGATGTCATTCTATCGCGCAGAGACCACGGTAGAAGTGCAAGGGtacaccattcctcaaggaaCCACCATCATGCTCAACCTGTGGGCAGTTCATCGGAATGCTGACGCGTGGACAGATCCTGAAAAATTTATGCCCGAAAGGTTCATGGATGGAGACATCGACTTCTCGAGCAAGGAGTGCAAGCTGATCCCATTTGGTGGTGGCCGCCGCATCTGTCTTGGGTTGCCGCTGGCATATAGGACGGTTCATTTGATTCTTGCGTCACTGCTGCATGAATTCGATTGGGTACTTCCTGAAGACGCCATGGGAAGTGGTGTTGACATGACCGAAAAATTTGGAATTGTGATTTCTATGGCTACTCCATTAAAGGTGATCGCAAAGAAGCGTGACCTGTAg